Proteins from a single region of Streptomyces spectabilis:
- a CDS encoding sulfatase family protein, which produces MAGAAAAVGVGAGEAVAAPFERPAERPAERPFAARERHDGKAGRRPNILFVLGDDLGWADLSSYGSPHIRTPHLDRLARQGVRFTQAYSGSATCSPTRFSLYTGRFPGRTKGGLAEPIADKSVGLEPTHPTLASLLRDAGYATALIGKWHCGYLPDYSPTRSGWDEFFGNFGGALEYYSKLGLGGEYDLYEGDATHKDLRYYTRILTERASDYVRREHDRPWLLNLNFTTPHWPWIADGDTEASAEVVRRIKAGDRGALRHQDGGSIAKYTEMVQDLDRSIGHVLHALKKSGQERDTLVFFASDNGGERFSYNWPLSGNKGSLREGGIRVPTILRWPARLDGGQVSEEPVYTPDWTATLLELAGARPDPARPLDGTSLARYLLRGTEPGERDLFWRVRGERALRRGPWKYYRGKGGADQLFHLGRDQREQADLARREPALLAELRTAWERTDAGLLPYPTA; this is translated from the coding sequence GCCGGCCGACGGCCCAACATCCTCTTCGTCCTCGGCGACGACCTCGGCTGGGCCGATCTGTCGTCCTACGGCTCGCCGCACATCAGAACCCCGCACCTGGACCGCCTCGCCCGCCAGGGCGTGCGCTTCACCCAGGCCTACTCCGGCTCCGCGACCTGCTCCCCGACCCGCTTCAGCCTGTACACCGGGCGCTTCCCCGGGCGGACGAAGGGCGGGCTCGCCGAGCCCATCGCGGACAAGTCAGTGGGCCTGGAGCCCACCCACCCCACGCTCGCCTCGCTGCTGCGCGACGCCGGGTACGCGACCGCCCTGATCGGCAAGTGGCACTGCGGCTACCTGCCGGACTACTCGCCCACCAGGTCGGGCTGGGACGAGTTCTTCGGGAACTTCGGCGGGGCCCTGGAGTACTACTCCAAGCTCGGCCTCGGCGGCGAGTACGACCTGTACGAGGGCGACGCGACCCACAAGGACCTGCGCTACTACACCCGCATCCTGACCGAGCGGGCCAGCGACTACGTGCGGCGCGAGCACGACCGGCCGTGGCTGCTCAACCTCAACTTCACGACGCCGCACTGGCCGTGGATCGCCGACGGCGACACCGAGGCGAGCGCGGAGGTCGTGCGGCGGATCAAGGCCGGGGACCGCGGCGCCCTGAGGCACCAGGACGGCGGGTCGATCGCCAAGTACACGGAGATGGTGCAGGACCTGGACCGGTCGATCGGGCACGTGCTGCACGCCCTGAAGAAGTCCGGCCAGGAGCGCGACACCCTCGTCTTCTTCGCCTCCGACAACGGCGGCGAACGCTTCTCCTACAACTGGCCGCTTTCCGGGAACAAGGGCTCGCTGCGGGAGGGCGGCATCCGGGTGCCGACGATCCTGCGCTGGCCCGCCCGACTGGACGGCGGGCAGGTCAGCGAGGAGCCGGTGTACACGCCCGACTGGACGGCGACGCTGCTCGAACTCGCCGGGGCCCGGCCGGACCCGGCCCGTCCGCTGGACGGCACGAGCCTCGCCCGCTATCTGCTGCGCGGTACGGAGCCGGGCGAGCGGGACCTGTTCTGGCGGGTGCGCGGCGAGCGTGCGCTGCGGCGCGGGCCGTGGAAGTACTACCGCGGCAAGGGCGGCGCGGACCAGCTCTTCCACCTGGGCCGCGACCAGCGGGAACAGGCGGACCTGGCGCGCCGGGAGCCGGCGCTCCTCGCGGAGCTGCGGACGGCGTGGGAGCGGACGGACGCGGGACTGCTGCCGTATCCGACGGCGTGA
- a CDS encoding META domain-containing protein — MYKQRVTQTLTVLAAAGLLAACGSESGSGDSDTSGKKDSGSVGSKTSLTGVRWNVESLTVDGKKQKAPDDVYVRLGGKGGTGGHFGCNGYGADVSVKGDTVRFKPGVHTQMACEALDFENSLARAIDGKLKASVDDDRLTLTNAKGDRIALTSRPVAPGAPLQGTTWTVDSVGTGDSARPLPKQVAGKAKLIFGKDGTVRGNLGCNDVTGKAEAHDGALALGAPKLTRMMCVGPKAKTESDLLKLFDGKAEYEVKDDGLTLTAEDGTVVSATATLSADAKK; from the coding sequence ATGTACAAGCAGCGCGTTACCCAGACCCTCACCGTCCTCGCCGCCGCCGGTCTGCTCGCCGCCTGCGGCTCGGAGTCCGGCTCCGGCGACTCCGACACGTCAGGCAAGAAGGACTCCGGCTCCGTCGGTTCCAAGACGTCCCTGACCGGCGTGCGCTGGAACGTCGAGAGCCTCACCGTCGACGGCAAGAAACAGAAGGCGCCCGACGACGTCTACGTACGGCTCGGCGGAAAGGGCGGCACCGGCGGCCACTTCGGCTGCAACGGCTACGGCGCCGACGTCTCCGTGAAGGGCGACACCGTCCGCTTCAAGCCCGGCGTGCACACCCAGATGGCCTGCGAGGCGCTCGACTTCGAGAACAGCCTCGCCCGCGCCATCGACGGCAAGCTCAAGGCCAGCGTCGACGACGACCGCCTCACCCTCACCAACGCCAAGGGCGACCGGATCGCCCTGACCTCAAGGCCCGTGGCCCCCGGCGCCCCGCTCCAGGGCACCACCTGGACCGTGGACTCCGTGGGTACGGGCGACTCGGCGCGGCCCCTGCCGAAGCAGGTGGCGGGCAAGGCCAAGCTGATCTTCGGCAAGGACGGCACCGTCCGCGGCAACCTCGGCTGCAACGACGTCACCGGCAAGGCCGAGGCGCACGACGGCGCCCTCGCCCTCGGCGCGCCGAAGCTGACCCGCATGATGTGCGTGGGTCCCAAGGCGAAGACCGAGAGCGACCTGCTCAAACTGTTCGACGGCAAGGCCGAGTACGAGGTCAAGGACGACGGCCTCACGCTCACGGCCGAGGACGGCACCGTGGTCAGCGCGACCGCGACCCTGTCCGCCGACGCGAAGAAGTAG
- a CDS encoding maleylpyruvate isomerase family mycothiol-dependent enzyme — MPPAKKRARAYDPTKIRTAVLAQYATVREAVAGLTDEQLARPTRLGDWTVCELAAHLTMSLGAVARSLAAPEPDKADVTLRNWAFQTSAAAGQVDEDVRAVVSGGADLDALFGQAADRLAEALPGVPGTRLVQMRFGGMTLADFMVTRTVELVVHTDDLNDAVPGLDVPYDRQALAACTRLLADTLALKAPGGSVEVRIPPYAVVQCVEGPRHTRGTPPNVVETDPLTWIRLATGRTTWAAALDAAKVGASGERADLGGLLPLMS, encoded by the coding sequence ATGCCACCGGCCAAGAAGCGTGCGCGCGCCTACGACCCGACGAAGATCCGCACCGCCGTCCTCGCCCAGTACGCGACCGTGCGGGAAGCGGTCGCGGGCCTCACGGACGAGCAACTGGCCCGGCCCACACGGCTCGGCGACTGGACCGTGTGCGAACTGGCCGCGCATTTGACGATGTCGCTCGGCGCGGTCGCCCGCTCCCTGGCCGCGCCCGAGCCGGACAAGGCCGATGTCACCCTGCGGAACTGGGCGTTCCAGACCTCCGCGGCCGCGGGCCAGGTCGACGAGGACGTCCGTGCCGTCGTGAGCGGGGGCGCGGACCTCGACGCCCTGTTCGGCCAGGCCGCCGACCGGCTCGCGGAGGCGCTGCCCGGCGTCCCCGGCACCCGGCTCGTCCAGATGCGGTTCGGCGGCATGACCCTCGCCGACTTCATGGTCACGCGCACCGTCGAACTCGTCGTCCACACCGACGACCTGAACGACGCCGTGCCCGGCCTCGACGTCCCGTACGATCGCCAGGCCCTGGCCGCCTGCACCCGGCTCCTGGCCGACACCTTGGCCCTCAAGGCCCCCGGCGGCTCGGTGGAGGTGCGGATTCCGCCGTACGCCGTGGTGCAGTGCGTCGAGGGGCCCCGGCACACCCGCGGCACCCCGCCGAACGTCGTCGAGACCGACCCGCTGACGTGGATCCGGCTCGCGACCGGGCGGACGACGTGGGCCGCCGCGCTCGACGCGGCGAAGGTCGGCGCGAGCGGCGAACGGGCGGACCTGGGCGGGCTCCTGCCGCTGATGTCGTAG
- a CDS encoding TetR/AcrR family transcriptional regulator, producing the protein MAQRDALAAAEAPQARRPGLRERKKRQTAERIWRAAVDLFVERGFDKVSVAEIAEAADVSKMTVFNYFGTKEDLVLGPMEEHVADAADAVRGRAPGESAVDALRRQLLGAIAERSPAVGLSDDQRSLRTLRLVLETPVLLKRAHDFHLRGQTLLADVLAEEIDEPVLAHVAAAQLIAVRNAVCSDAMRRRMAGEPLEAIAADAERHARAAFDLLEKGLSEFAVKA; encoded by the coding sequence ATGGCACAGAGAGACGCGCTGGCCGCCGCTGAGGCGCCCCAGGCCCGTCGGCCCGGGTTGCGCGAGCGCAAGAAGCGGCAGACCGCCGAGCGCATTTGGCGGGCCGCGGTGGACCTCTTCGTCGAGCGCGGCTTCGACAAGGTGTCCGTCGCCGAGATCGCGGAGGCCGCCGACGTATCGAAGATGACCGTCTTCAACTACTTCGGTACGAAGGAGGACCTGGTCCTCGGGCCGATGGAGGAGCACGTCGCCGACGCCGCCGACGCGGTGCGCGGCCGTGCCCCCGGCGAGTCCGCCGTGGACGCCCTGCGCCGCCAGCTGCTCGGCGCGATCGCGGAGCGCTCCCCGGCCGTCGGGCTCAGCGACGACCAGCGCTCGCTCCGGACGCTGCGCCTCGTCCTGGAGACACCCGTCCTTCTCAAGCGGGCGCACGACTTCCACCTGCGCGGCCAGACCCTGCTCGCCGACGTCCTCGCCGAGGAGATCGACGAGCCGGTGCTCGCCCACGTCGCCGCCGCCCAGCTCATCGCCGTACGCAACGCCGTCTGCTCGGACGCCATGCGCCGCCGCATGGCGGGAGAACCCCTTGAGGCGATCGCGGCGGACGCCGAGCGGCATGCCCGAGCGGCCTTCGACCTCCTGGAAAAAGGACTCAGCGAGTTCGCGGTGAAGGCTTAG
- a CDS encoding M23 family metallopeptidase, with protein sequence MSIRKFAAVLGRFLWLVFIVQATAGFFVDLPYNYWLGWLPAVAAIGLRLLPGRKARQQIVSDPPEPVEVEAPVTGRWSALNSPADKVPSHGTHSLGQTYAIDITAEGDESGKDARPGFSWLWPVARRNRAYPAFGAPLLAVADATVVHAEDGQRDHLSRTSLLGLLYFFFVEAAVRGAGPVRRVVGNHVVLDLGDGTHAMYAHVRRGSLAVRVGDRVRVGQAIGQCGNSGNTTEPHVHFQLMDGPDIDTARGVPFRWRGVGVPANREVFTVAPEGAPAASKSLTR encoded by the coding sequence GTGTCCATACGCAAGTTCGCCGCCGTCCTCGGCCGCTTCCTGTGGCTGGTCTTCATCGTGCAGGCGACCGCCGGGTTCTTCGTGGACCTGCCGTACAACTACTGGCTGGGCTGGCTCCCGGCCGTCGCCGCCATCGGCCTGCGCCTGCTGCCGGGGCGCAAGGCGCGGCAGCAGATCGTGAGCGACCCGCCGGAGCCCGTCGAGGTGGAGGCGCCGGTCACCGGCCGCTGGTCCGCGCTCAACAGCCCGGCCGACAAGGTGCCGAGCCACGGCACGCACAGCCTCGGCCAGACGTACGCCATCGACATCACGGCCGAGGGCGACGAGTCCGGCAAGGACGCCCGGCCCGGCTTCTCCTGGCTCTGGCCCGTGGCCCGGCGCAACCGCGCCTACCCCGCCTTCGGCGCCCCGCTGCTCGCCGTCGCCGACGCGACCGTCGTGCACGCGGAGGACGGCCAGCGCGACCACCTCAGCCGCACCTCCCTCCTCGGGCTCCTCTACTTCTTCTTCGTCGAGGCCGCGGTGCGCGGCGCGGGCCCGGTCCGCCGCGTCGTCGGCAACCACGTCGTCCTGGACCTCGGCGACGGCACCCACGCCATGTACGCGCACGTGCGGCGTGGCTCCCTCGCCGTGCGCGTCGGCGACCGGGTGCGCGTGGGCCAGGCCATCGGACAGTGCGGGAACTCCGGCAACACCACGGAGCCGCACGTCCACTTCCAGCTGATGGACGGCCCCGACATCGACACGGCGCGCGGCGTCCCGTTCCGGTGGCGCGGGGTGGGTGTGCCCGCCAACAGGGAGGTGTTCACGGTGGCTCCCGAAGGGGCACCTGCGGCCAGCAAATCCCTGACCCGGTAA
- a CDS encoding ArsR/SmtB family transcription factor, with the protein MELEERVAELERRMAALESAGRDREGAAPVVSESDFWALEGLKAQLAEHGAADGGVLYTGAVRLPTGERYDWQTGQFTEVLLDGDWSEAAESFAALGHAVRLRLLREILGGRRTAAELAALDGVGTTGQIYHHLRQLTGAGWLHTTARGRYQVPADRVVPLLVFVAAARP; encoded by the coding sequence ATGGAGTTGGAGGAGCGCGTCGCCGAGCTCGAACGGCGCATGGCGGCACTGGAGAGCGCGGGCCGTGACCGCGAAGGGGCCGCGCCCGTCGTGAGCGAGAGCGACTTCTGGGCCCTGGAGGGCCTGAAGGCGCAGCTCGCCGAGCACGGGGCCGCCGACGGCGGTGTCCTGTACACGGGGGCGGTGCGGCTGCCGACCGGGGAGCGCTACGACTGGCAGACCGGCCAGTTCACCGAGGTGCTCCTCGACGGCGACTGGTCCGAAGCCGCCGAGTCCTTCGCCGCGCTCGGCCACGCCGTACGGCTCCGGCTGCTGCGCGAGATCCTCGGCGGCCGCCGCACCGCCGCGGAGCTCGCCGCGCTCGACGGCGTCGGCACGACCGGCCAGATCTACCACCACCTGCGCCAACTGACCGGCGCGGGCTGGCTGCACACCACGGCCCGGGGCCGCTACCAGGTGCCCGCGGACCGGGTGGTGCCGCTGCTCGTCTTCGTCGCGGCCGCCCGGCCCTGA
- the purL gene encoding phosphoribosylformylglycinamidine synthase subunit PurL, protein MTLDTVKHATENPEAAQPWKELGLKEDEYARIREILGRRPTGAELAMYSVMWSEHCSYKSSKVHLKQFGEKVPENDAMLVGIGENAGVVDVGQGYAVTFKVESHNHPSYIEPYQGAATGVGGIVRDILAMGARPVAVVDPLRFGAADHPDTKRVLPGVVAGIGGYGNCLGLPNIGGEVVFDPCYQGNPLVNAGCIGVMKHEDIHLAKASGAGNKVILYGARTGGDGIGGVSVLASETFESTGPAKRPAVQVGDPFQEKLLIECTLEIFKEKLVDGIQDLGGAGLSCATSELASAGSGGMRVELDTVPLRDATLSPEEILMSESQERMCAIVEPGKVERFLEICEKWDVIATVIGEVTDGERLEIFWHGEQIVDVPPRTVAHEGPVYHRPYARPSWQDALQADDAAKLPRPATAEELKDQVLKVVASPNQASKAWITDQYDRFVQGNTILAQPEDAGMVRVDEDTNLGVAMATDGNGRYAKLDPYAGAQLALAESYRNVAASGAKPLAISNCLNFGSPEDPDVMWQFAEATRGLADGCLQLGTPVTGGNVSLYNQTGETAIHPTPVVAVLGVIDDVTRRTPIAFKEEGQLLYLLGDTAEEFGGSAWSGVVHDHLGGLPPKVDLERERLLAEILISASRDGMIDAAHDLSDGGLVQAVVESCLRGGNGARLVVPDGLDAFTFLLSESAGRAVVAVPRSEELRFTDMCGARGLPVTRIGVVDGDAVEVQGQFALPLSELRTAHTETIPGLFA, encoded by the coding sequence ATGACCCTCGACACCGTCAAGCACGCGACGGAGAACCCCGAGGCCGCGCAGCCCTGGAAGGAACTCGGCCTCAAGGAGGACGAGTACGCGCGGATCAGGGAGATCCTCGGCCGCCGCCCGACCGGCGCCGAGCTCGCCATGTACTCCGTCATGTGGTCCGAGCACTGCTCGTACAAGAGCAGCAAGGTCCATCTGAAGCAGTTCGGCGAGAAGGTCCCCGAGAACGACGCCATGCTCGTCGGCATCGGCGAGAACGCGGGCGTGGTCGACGTCGGCCAGGGCTACGCGGTCACCTTCAAGGTCGAGTCGCACAACCACCCCTCGTACATCGAGCCGTACCAGGGCGCCGCGACCGGCGTCGGCGGCATCGTGCGCGACATCCTCGCGATGGGCGCGCGCCCGGTCGCGGTCGTGGACCCGCTGCGCTTCGGTGCCGCCGACCACCCCGACACCAAGCGCGTGCTTCCCGGCGTGGTCGCGGGCATCGGCGGCTACGGCAACTGCCTCGGCCTGCCGAACATCGGCGGCGAGGTCGTCTTCGACCCCTGCTACCAGGGCAACCCGCTGGTCAACGCCGGGTGCATCGGCGTGATGAAGCACGAGGACATCCACCTCGCGAAGGCCTCGGGCGCGGGCAACAAGGTCATCCTGTACGGCGCCCGCACGGGCGGCGACGGCATCGGCGGAGTCTCCGTGCTCGCGTCCGAGACCTTCGAGTCGACCGGTCCGGCGAAGCGCCCGGCCGTGCAGGTCGGCGACCCCTTCCAGGAGAAGCTCCTCATCGAGTGCACCCTGGAGATCTTCAAGGAGAAGCTGGTCGACGGCATCCAGGACCTCGGCGGCGCCGGGCTCTCCTGTGCGACCAGCGAGCTGGCATCCGCCGGTTCCGGCGGCATGCGCGTCGAGCTCGACACCGTGCCGCTGCGCGACGCGACCCTCTCGCCCGAGGAAATCCTCATGAGCGAGTCGCAGGAACGCATGTGCGCGATCGTCGAGCCCGGCAAGGTCGAGCGCTTCCTGGAGATCTGCGAGAAGTGGGACGTCATCGCGACCGTCATCGGTGAGGTGACGGACGGCGAGCGCCTGGAGATCTTCTGGCACGGCGAGCAGATCGTGGACGTGCCGCCGCGCACGGTCGCGCACGAGGGCCCGGTCTACCACCGCCCCTACGCGCGCCCCAGCTGGCAGGACGCCCTCCAGGCCGACGACGCGGCGAAGCTGCCGCGCCCGGCGACCGCCGAGGAGCTGAAGGACCAGGTCCTGAAGGTCGTGGCGTCCCCGAACCAGGCCTCCAAGGCGTGGATCACCGACCAGTACGACCGCTTCGTGCAGGGCAACACGATCCTCGCGCAGCCCGAGGACGCGGGCATGGTCCGCGTCGACGAGGACACCAACCTCGGCGTCGCCATGGCCACCGACGGCAACGGCCGGTACGCGAAGCTCGACCCGTACGCGGGCGCGCAGCTCGCGCTCGCCGAGTCGTACCGCAACGTCGCGGCCTCCGGCGCCAAGCCGCTCGCCATCTCCAACTGCCTGAACTTCGGCTCGCCCGAGGACCCGGACGTGATGTGGCAGTTCGCCGAGGCCACCCGCGGCCTCGCGGACGGCTGCCTCCAGCTCGGCACCCCGGTCACCGGCGGCAACGTCTCGCTGTACAACCAGACCGGCGAGACGGCGATCCACCCGACCCCGGTCGTGGCCGTGCTCGGCGTCATCGACGACGTCACGCGCCGCACGCCGATCGCGTTCAAGGAAGAGGGCCAGCTCCTCTACCTGCTCGGCGACACGGCCGAGGAGTTCGGCGGCTCGGCCTGGTCGGGGGTCGTCCACGACCACCTCGGCGGCCTGCCGCCCAAGGTCGACCTGGAGCGCGAGCGGCTGCTCGCCGAGATCCTGATCTCGGCCTCGCGCGACGGCATGATCGACGCCGCGCACGACCTGTCGGACGGCGGCCTGGTCCAGGCGGTCGTGGAGTCCTGTCTGCGCGGCGGCAACGGCGCACGCCTCGTCGTGCCGGACGGCCTCGACGCGTTCACGTTCCTCCTCTCCGAGTCGGCGGGCCGCGCGGTCGTGGCCGTGCCGCGCAGTGAGGAGCTCCGCTTCACCGACATGTGCGGCGCCCGGGGCCTCCCGGTCACGCGGATCGGTGTCGTGGACGGCGACGCCGTGGAGGTGCAGGGCCAGTTCGCGCTGCCCCTGAGCGAGCTGCGCACGGCCCACACGGAGACGATCCCCGGGCTCTTCGCCTAG
- the purQ gene encoding phosphoribosylformylglycinamidine synthase subunit PurQ yields the protein MTARIGVVTFPGTLDDRDTQRAVRLAGAEAVPLWHRDKDLKQVDAVVLPGGFSYGDYLRAGAISRFSPVMESVIDQAKAGMPVLGICNGFQVLTETHLLPGAMLRNNHLHFICRDQKLRVETDKTAWTADYEPGQEISIPLKNIDGRYVADERTLDMLEAEGRVAFRYLDMNPNGSLRDIAGITNEAGNVVGLMPHPEHAVEPLIGTGRTDGLGFFTSILKKLVDAR from the coding sequence GTGACTGCCCGAATCGGAGTCGTCACATTTCCGGGAACCCTGGACGACCGTGACACGCAGCGCGCGGTGCGCCTTGCGGGCGCGGAGGCGGTGCCGCTGTGGCACCGGGACAAGGACCTCAAGCAGGTCGACGCCGTGGTGCTGCCCGGCGGTTTCAGTTACGGCGACTATCTGCGGGCCGGCGCGATCTCGCGTTTCTCGCCCGTCATGGAGTCGGTCATCGACCAGGCCAAGGCGGGAATGCCGGTCCTCGGGATCTGCAACGGCTTCCAGGTCCTGACCGAGACGCACCTGCTGCCCGGCGCGATGCTGCGCAACAACCACCTGCACTTCATCTGCCGCGACCAGAAGCTGCGGGTCGAGACGGACAAGACCGCCTGGACGGCCGACTACGAGCCGGGCCAGGAGATCTCCATCCCGCTGAAGAACATCGACGGACGCTACGTCGCGGACGAGCGCACCCTCGACATGCTGGAGGCCGAGGGCCGCGTCGCCTTCCGCTATCTGGACATGAACCCGAACGGCTCGCTGCGCGACATCGCGGGCATCACGAACGAGGCCGGGAACGTGGTCGGCCTCATGCCGCACCCCGAGCACGCGGTCGAGCCGCTGATCGGGACCGGCCGCACGGACGGCCTGGGGTTCTTCACCTCGATCCTGAAGAAGCTGGTGGACGCCCGATGA
- the purS gene encoding phosphoribosylformylglycinamidine synthase subunit PurS, with protein MARVVVDVMLKPEILDPQGQAVQRALPRLGFQGISDVRQGKRFELEVDGPVDDAALARIHEMAETFLANTVIEDFVVKVEAAEGSAGAQK; from the coding sequence GTGGCACGCGTCGTAGTCGACGTCATGCTCAAGCCGGAGATCCTCGACCCCCAGGGACAGGCGGTGCAGCGTGCACTGCCGCGCCTCGGATTCCAGGGCATCTCCGATGTACGTCAGGGAAAGCGCTTCGAACTCGAAGTGGACGGGCCGGTGGACGACGCCGCGCTCGCCCGTATCCACGAGATGGCGGAAACCTTCCTCGCCAACACGGTGATCGAGGACTTCGTCGTAAAGGTGGAAGCCGCCGAGGGATCCGCGGGGGCCCAGAAGTGA
- a CDS encoding histone-like nucleoid-structuring protein Lsr2, giving the protein MAQRVVVTLYDDIDGSEAAETVAFGLDGRSYEIDLNETNAEKLRKVLAPYLQAARKKSKSGKVYRHTAVTADPAAVRAWARSHQLDVPPRGRIPKKVYEAFEAAN; this is encoded by the coding sequence GTGGCGCAGCGTGTCGTGGTCACTCTCTATGACGACATCGACGGCTCAGAAGCGGCGGAAACGGTCGCCTTCGGTCTCGACGGAAGGTCGTACGAGATCGACCTCAACGAAACCAATGCCGAGAAACTTCGCAAGGTGCTGGCTCCCTACCTGCAGGCGGCCCGCAAGAAGTCGAAGTCCGGCAAGGTCTACCGGCACACGGCGGTGACGGCCGACCCCGCCGCCGTGCGCGCCTGGGCCCGCTCCCACCAGCTCGACGTGCCGCCCCGGGGGCGCATCCCGAAGAAGGTGTACGAGGCCTTCGAAGCCGCCAACTGA
- a CDS encoding ABC transporter ATP-binding protein produces MTEHVIDVTDLRRTYAGGYEAVRGISFTVGRGELFALLGTNGAGKTSTVELLEGLTEPAAGEIRVLGHDPYRDRAVVRPRIGVMLQEGGFPSELTVTETARMWAGCTSGARPVGEALEAVGLSRRGETRVKQLSGGEKRRLDLAMALMGDPEVLFLDEPTTGLDAEGRRETWELVRALRDNGTTVLLTTHYLEEAEQLADRLAIMHEGRIAASGRVADVVATQPSQISFDLPDGYFPGDLPPLADLGVTGHELVGRTVRLRTGTLQRSATELLVWAQRAGVELRGLDIRAASLEEAFLRIARDATAADGTTPMTNEPHAARAAGAAEEDAA; encoded by the coding sequence ATGACTGAGCACGTGATCGACGTCACCGACCTGCGGCGGACCTACGCGGGCGGCTACGAAGCGGTCCGGGGGATCTCGTTCACCGTGGGGCGGGGCGAGCTGTTCGCCCTCCTGGGGACGAACGGCGCGGGCAAGACCTCCACCGTCGAACTCCTGGAAGGCCTCACCGAACCGGCCGCGGGCGAGATCCGCGTCCTCGGGCACGACCCCTACCGCGACCGGGCCGTGGTGCGCCCGCGCATCGGCGTGATGCTCCAGGAGGGCGGCTTCCCCTCCGAGCTGACCGTCACCGAGACCGCGCGCATGTGGGCCGGGTGCACCAGCGGGGCACGTCCCGTCGGCGAGGCCCTGGAGGCCGTCGGGCTCAGCAGGCGCGGCGAGACCCGCGTGAAACAGCTCTCCGGCGGCGAGAAGCGCCGGCTCGACCTCGCGATGGCGCTCATGGGCGACCCCGAGGTGCTGTTCCTCGACGAGCCGACCACCGGACTCGACGCCGAAGGCCGCCGCGAGACCTGGGAGTTGGTGCGCGCCCTGCGCGACAACGGCACCACCGTGCTGCTCACCACGCACTACCTGGAGGAGGCCGAGCAGCTCGCCGACCGCCTCGCGATCATGCACGAGGGCCGCATCGCCGCCTCCGGACGCGTCGCCGACGTCGTCGCCACCCAGCCCTCGCAGATCTCCTTCGACCTGCCCGACGGCTACTTCCCCGGCGATCTGCCGCCGCTCGCCGACCTCGGCGTGACCGGCCACGAACTGGTGGGCCGCACGGTCCGGCTGCGCACCGGAACGCTCCAGCGCTCCGCGACCGAACTGCTCGTCTGGGCCCAACGGGCGGGCGTCGAACTGCGCGGGCTCGACATCCGCGCCGCCTCGCTCGAAGAGGCCTTCCTGCGGATCGCGCGGGACGCGACGGCCGCGGACGGCACCACCCCCATGACGAACGAACCGCACGCGGCCCGCGCCGCCGGAGCGGCCGAGGAGGATGCGGCATGA
- a CDS encoding ABC transporter permease — protein sequence MSTMTTTRPVAERSARTTPAGRMRALARAELTLLGRSKGTLFGALFLPLVMPFSVRQAAEGMDLKGTGLSVGSVVLPGAIGFSLLFAVYSALVNVYAARREELVLKRLRTGEVRDAEILAGAALPSVAIGLVQSVLLTAGCLALLDVGAPEAPHYAVLGLVLGLALWPLLAAVTASFSRSVESAQVAAMPLLFLSFFGSGAMVPLEVLPDPLARICELLPLSPVIELIRGGWTGQLSFTDALGTLATAVAWILIGVFAVRRWFRWEPRR from the coding sequence ATGAGCACGATGACCACGACACGTCCCGTGGCGGAGCGCTCCGCACGCACCACTCCGGCCGGGCGCATGCGGGCCCTCGCGCGCGCCGAACTGACGCTGCTCGGCCGCAGCAAGGGCACGCTGTTCGGAGCGCTCTTCCTGCCGCTCGTCATGCCGTTCAGCGTGCGCCAGGCCGCCGAGGGGATGGACCTGAAGGGCACCGGGCTTTCGGTCGGCTCGGTCGTCCTGCCCGGCGCGATCGGCTTCTCCCTGCTCTTCGCCGTCTACTCGGCGCTTGTGAACGTGTACGCGGCCCGGCGCGAGGAGCTCGTCCTCAAGCGGCTGCGCACCGGCGAGGTGCGGGACGCGGAGATCCTCGCGGGCGCCGCGCTCCCCTCCGTGGCCATCGGCCTCGTCCAGTCCGTGCTCCTGACCGCGGGCTGCCTGGCACTCCTCGACGTGGGGGCGCCCGAGGCGCCGCACTACGCCGTCCTGGGTCTCGTCCTCGGCCTCGCACTGTGGCCCCTGCTCGCGGCCGTGACGGCGAGCTTCAGCCGGAGCGTGGAGAGCGCGCAGGTCGCGGCCATGCCGCTGCTGTTCCTCTCGTTCTTCGGCTCCGGCGCGATGGTGCCGCTCGAAGTCCTTCCCGACCCGCTGGCCCGGATCTGCGAACTCCTGCCGCTCTCCCCGGTGATCGAACTGATCCGCGGCGGCTGGACCGGGCAGCTCTCCTTCACCGACGCGCTCGGCACCCTCGCGACCGCGGTGGCCTGGATCCTGATCGGCGTGTTTGCTGTACGACGGTGGTTCCGCTGGGAGCCCCGGCGCTGA